Proteins co-encoded in one Candidatus Nitrosacidococcus tergens genomic window:
- a CDS encoding efflux RND transporter periplasmic adaptor subunit: MPPPEVDIISAISQDFPLTKDYVGRLSPYRSADARARVAGVVLRRAYKEGDIVQKGDLLFQIDPEPFEAALDASKAALAQAQATYTNNKIAAERARKLVAKGFVTEADLDNAEANERTAAAAVEEAKANVHTARISLDYTRVVAPITGRADRQQVTEGALVGQIDTTLLTTVDQIDPLYANFTVSITEMEQMRRAKSEDATLSKLEDVTVQITLPSKRIYPELGIVDFSASRVNPSTGAVDLRAIVPNANYDLLPGTYVTLKAGLGTLHNTFLIPQEAVLRDGSSAYVMVVDQEEKVVRHNVTTERMHQGSWLITGGLNTNDQVIVSGLQKVQPGIPVNPVPWKGNNNQPTDTSSN; encoded by the coding sequence ATGCCCCCCCCTGAAGTAGATATTATTAGTGCTATATCTCAGGATTTCCCTTTAACTAAAGATTATGTAGGTCGCTTATCTCCTTATCGTAGTGCTGATGCCCGAGCTAGGGTAGCTGGTGTTGTTTTACGGAGAGCTTATAAGGAAGGAGATATTGTCCAAAAGGGAGATTTATTATTCCAAATTGATCCAGAACCATTTGAAGCTGCTTTAGATGCCAGTAAAGCAGCACTTGCCCAAGCACAAGCTACTTATACTAATAATAAAATTGCAGCCGAGCGGGCTCGTAAGTTAGTTGCTAAGGGCTTTGTCACTGAAGCTGATTTAGATAACGCAGAAGCAAACGAACGTACTGCTGCTGCTGCAGTAGAAGAAGCCAAAGCTAATGTACACACTGCTCGCATTAGTCTTGACTATACTCGAGTAGTTGCTCCTATTACGGGTCGGGCCGATAGGCAGCAAGTCACTGAGGGAGCATTAGTAGGTCAAATTGATACTACCTTACTTACTACAGTGGATCAAATTGATCCTCTATATGCTAATTTCACAGTAAGTATTACCGAAATGGAGCAAATGCGCCGTGCCAAAAGTGAGGATGCTACGCTATCAAAACTAGAAGATGTGACAGTACAAATTACTTTACCTAGTAAGCGTATATACCCAGAACTTGGTATTGTTGATTTTTCTGCAAGTAGGGTCAATCCATCCACTGGAGCAGTAGATTTACGTGCGATAGTACCTAATGCAAACTATGATTTATTACCTGGTACTTATGTTACTTTAAAGGCCGGTTTAGGTACATTACATAATACTTTTCTTATCCCTCAAGAAGCAGTACTCCGAGATGGTAGTAGTGCTTACGTGATGGTTGTGGATCAAGAGGAGAAAGTAGTACGTCATAATGTAACTACAGAAAGAATGCACCAAGGCAGTTGGCTGATTACTGGGGGGTTAAATACTAATGACCAGGTAATCGTTTCAGGACTGCAAAAAGTGCAGCCAGGAATACCTGTTAATCCAGTTCCTTGGAAAGGAAATAACAATCAACCCACTGATACTTCTAGCAATTAG
- a CDS encoding multidrug efflux RND transporter permease subunit, producing the protein MPNFFIDRPIFAWVISILISIAGVLAILNLGIESYPNIAPPKVVVTARYNGASASTTEKNVTQVIEQELVGIDHLLYFQSESSSNGEASITLTFEVGTNPDIAQVQVQNKVTIATPRLPDQVAREGITVVKSNPDFLMFTALVSDNPSIDSDQLNDIVASRIVEQVGRISGVGNTRQLGSEYAMRVWIDPDKLRGYGLSPIEVRTAIEAQNVQFSAGSLGADPTEDSKLNFIVSAEKRLDSPEQFENIILRADPNGTTVKLKDVAQISFGRQIYGMDTAWSDKPAAGLGIQLLPGANALEVGEKVRAKFDELAEDFPDGVRWFAPYDTIPFIKGSIEGVVHTLAEAVVLVFFVMLIFLQNFRATIIPTLVIPVSLFGTFIGLKILGFSINQLSLFGMVLAIGIVVDDAIVVIENVERIMTEEGLSPRDASRKAMKQIGGAVVAITVVLMAVFVPSAFQPGASGIIYKQFALTMVIAMAFSAFLALSFTPALCASFLKPTHGDKDKKNFIFRGFDFIFDKFTQLYIRYTDSSIKHTSRGMVIFSIIVLLVGLLYPRLPASFVPEEDQGFALVIVQLPPGASIKRTQKVMSEIYNIVKNEEGFRGVFQITGYSFVGNGENVGMAFINLKDWSDRKVTARQFIDQTNMLLFGAIKDAQVFTVNLPTIRGLSQFGGIDLYLQARIGQPIEELLQAQNILLGKANQSPALFGVRPNTLDPSPQLQLKVDRIQAESMGLSVADIYNTIGLVLAPVYINDFNYAGRVKRVYVQAAEPFRMNPEEALQHVYMPSTQMDSDNVPEMIPLANVVGEEWEFLLPKLSRYNGYSAIEIVGEPATGHASGEAMDEIEKIINDDLPKGFGLEWTGQSYQEIIAGKAALLLIGLSIVIVFLALAALYESWSIPASVLLVVPLGLLGAVVFTMLRHMPNDLYFKIGMITVIGLAAKNAILIVEFAVEAQHAGRTLRDAVVESARLRLRPIVMTSIAFIGGVLPLVVSTGAGANARNAVGTGVMGGMLFATFFGVLLIPVFYTFVRRMLGDKLDEVSTKMSHIAPTGIEHKHVEIGENGR; encoded by the coding sequence ATGCCTAATTTTTTTATTGATCGTCCTATTTTTGCTTGGGTTATTTCAATCTTAATTAGTATAGCAGGGGTGCTTGCTATTCTTAATTTGGGGATAGAATCCTATCCAAATATTGCACCTCCAAAGGTTGTAGTAACTGCGAGATATAATGGAGCCAGTGCAAGTACCACTGAAAAAAATGTAACTCAAGTCATTGAACAGGAATTAGTCGGGATTGATCATTTACTCTATTTTCAATCTGAATCTAGTTCTAATGGTGAAGCAAGTATTACGCTAACCTTTGAGGTGGGTACAAACCCAGATATTGCTCAAGTACAGGTACAGAATAAAGTAACTATTGCTACGCCTCGTCTTCCTGATCAAGTAGCGAGAGAAGGAATCACGGTTGTAAAGAGTAACCCTGATTTTCTTATGTTTACTGCATTGGTTTCTGATAATCCAAGTATTGATAGCGATCAGCTCAATGATATTGTAGCTTCCCGGATTGTTGAGCAGGTAGGGCGTATTTCTGGGGTAGGTAACACAAGACAACTAGGATCTGAATATGCGATGCGAGTCTGGATAGATCCAGATAAACTTCGAGGTTACGGACTATCCCCTATAGAAGTACGCACAGCGATAGAAGCTCAAAACGTGCAATTTTCTGCTGGTTCTTTAGGTGCAGATCCTACAGAAGATAGTAAACTAAATTTCATTGTCTCTGCTGAAAAACGCCTTGATTCTCCGGAACAATTTGAAAATATTATTTTACGAGCTGATCCAAACGGAACAACAGTTAAACTAAAGGATGTAGCTCAAATCTCTTTTGGACGGCAAATCTATGGAATGGATACAGCTTGGAGTGATAAACCTGCTGCTGGATTAGGAATTCAGTTACTCCCTGGAGCAAACGCTTTAGAAGTGGGTGAGAAAGTACGGGCAAAATTTGATGAACTGGCTGAAGACTTTCCTGATGGTGTACGATGGTTTGCACCCTATGACACTATTCCTTTTATTAAAGGTTCTATCGAAGGAGTAGTTCATACCCTAGCCGAAGCCGTAGTACTTGTTTTTTTTGTCATGCTGATTTTCTTGCAAAACTTCCGTGCTACGATAATTCCCACCTTAGTTATTCCTGTATCTCTATTCGGTACCTTCATTGGATTAAAAATTCTAGGATTTAGCATTAATCAACTCAGTTTATTTGGCATGGTACTTGCCATTGGTATTGTAGTAGATGATGCCATTGTAGTTATTGAGAATGTTGAGCGGATTATGACTGAAGAGGGATTATCCCCAAGAGATGCAAGTCGTAAAGCCATGAAGCAAATTGGCGGTGCAGTCGTTGCCATTACCGTAGTGCTAATGGCAGTATTTGTGCCTTCTGCTTTTCAGCCGGGTGCCTCTGGGATCATTTACAAGCAATTTGCGTTAACCATGGTAATCGCTATGGCGTTTTCTGCTTTTTTAGCACTTTCCTTTACCCCAGCACTCTGTGCTAGTTTTCTTAAACCTACTCATGGAGATAAGGATAAAAAGAACTTTATTTTTCGTGGCTTCGATTTTATTTTTGACAAATTCACACAGCTTTATATCCGTTATACAGATAGTTCGATCAAGCATACTTCTCGAGGTATGGTTATATTTTCCATTATCGTACTTCTAGTAGGTCTTTTATATCCACGGTTACCTGCAAGTTTTGTCCCAGAAGAGGATCAAGGGTTTGCGTTAGTCATTGTGCAGTTACCTCCAGGTGCTTCTATTAAACGTACTCAAAAGGTAATGTCTGAAATTTATAATATTGTTAAAAACGAAGAAGGTTTTCGGGGCGTTTTCCAAATTACTGGATATAGTTTTGTAGGTAACGGAGAAAACGTGGGTATGGCATTTATTAATCTTAAAGATTGGTCGGATCGTAAAGTAACTGCACGTCAATTTATCGATCAAACTAATATGCTTCTTTTCGGAGCGATTAAAGATGCTCAAGTATTTACGGTAAATTTGCCTACCATTCGTGGTTTAAGCCAGTTTGGCGGTATTGACTTATATCTTCAAGCACGGATAGGTCAGCCTATTGAAGAGCTGCTTCAAGCTCAAAATATATTATTGGGTAAAGCCAACCAGAGTCCTGCACTATTTGGAGTACGCCCAAATACTTTAGATCCTTCCCCCCAGCTACAGCTAAAAGTAGATCGGATACAAGCAGAATCTATGGGGTTGTCAGTAGCAGATATTTATAACACTATTGGTTTAGTGCTAGCTCCTGTATATATTAATGACTTTAACTATGCAGGTCGAGTAAAACGGGTTTATGTACAAGCTGCTGAGCCTTTTCGAATGAATCCAGAAGAGGCACTTCAACATGTATATATGCCTAGTACTCAAATGGATAGTGATAATGTCCCCGAAATGATACCTCTTGCCAATGTAGTGGGAGAAGAATGGGAGTTTTTACTACCTAAGTTATCTCGGTACAATGGTTATTCAGCGATTGAAATTGTAGGCGAGCCAGCTACAGGTCATGCTTCTGGAGAAGCAATGGACGAAATAGAGAAAATTATTAATGATGATTTACCTAAAGGATTTGGGCTTGAATGGACTGGACAATCTTATCAAGAAATTATTGCAGGAAAAGCAGCCTTATTACTTATTGGTTTATCTATCGTTATTGTGTTTTTAGCACTAGCAGCTCTGTATGAAAGCTGGTCTATTCCAGCATCAGTATTATTAGTTGTTCCTTTAGGATTATTGGGAGCAGTAGTATTTACTATGCTGCGACATATGCCCAATGATCTCTATTTTAAAATTGGGATGATTACTGTGATTGGTTTAGCTGCAAAAAACGCAATTTTAATTGTAGAATTTGCGGTAGAAGCGCAACATGCAGGACGTACTTTGCGTGATGCAGTAGTAGAATCGGCTCGCTTGCGATTACGCCCAATTGTTATGACTTCCATTGCATTCATTGGTGGTGTACTTCCTTTAGTTGTTTCTACGGGAGCTGGAGCAAATGCACGCAATGCAGTAGGTACTGGCGTGATGGGAGGAATGCTATTTGCTACCTTCTTTGGCGTACTACTTATTCCCGTATTTTATACTTTTGTTCGCCGTATGCTTGGCGATAAATTAGATGAGGTATCTACAAAAATGTCTCACATAGCACCAACTGGTATTGAACATAAACATGTAGAGATTGGAGAAAACGGTAGATAG
- the fdhA gene encoding formaldehyde dehydrogenase, glutathione-independent codes for MANNHGIVYMGNGKVEVQSIEFPKLAINNRKCEHGVIVKPIATNICGSDQHMVRGRTTAPIGMVLGHEITGEVIECGKDVEFIKKGDIVSVPFNVACGRCRNCKERHTDVCLHVNTERAGGAYGYVDMGGWIGGQAEYVMIPYADWNVLKFPDKDQALAKIRDLACLTDILPTGYHGCITAGVTTGSTVLISGAGPVGLAAAAAAFLLGAAVVIVADFNKARLEHARSFGCETINLGIHDSIADQIEHILGVPEVDCAVDCVGFEAKGHGNTEAPAIVLNQLMEVTRAAGAIGISGLYVTEDPGAKSESARLGTLSLKFGLGWAKSHSFFTGQTPVMKYNRGLMMAILHDRIQIAKAVNVEVISLMSAPEAYQAFDSGVAKKFVIDPHDMIQ; via the coding sequence ATGGCAAATAACCATGGCATTGTTTATATGGGAAATGGTAAAGTAGAAGTCCAAAGTATTGAATTCCCTAAGTTAGCTATTAATAATCGTAAGTGTGAACATGGTGTAATTGTAAAACCGATTGCAACTAATATTTGCGGAAGCGATCAGCATATGGTGCGAGGTCGTACCACAGCACCTATAGGTATGGTATTAGGTCATGAAATTACTGGGGAAGTTATTGAGTGTGGCAAAGACGTTGAATTTATAAAAAAAGGAGATATTGTCTCCGTGCCTTTTAATGTCGCTTGTGGTCGTTGCCGTAACTGTAAAGAGCGTCATACTGATGTATGCCTTCATGTTAATACGGAACGGGCTGGTGGAGCTTATGGCTATGTTGATATGGGGGGTTGGATTGGTGGACAAGCAGAATACGTCATGATTCCCTACGCAGATTGGAATGTATTAAAATTTCCAGATAAAGATCAAGCACTTGCAAAAATTCGAGATCTTGCTTGTTTAACCGATATTCTACCTACTGGCTATCATGGCTGCATTACTGCAGGAGTCACTACCGGATCAACCGTATTAATTTCTGGTGCAGGCCCTGTCGGATTAGCTGCTGCAGCCGCTGCTTTTTTATTAGGAGCAGCCGTTGTGATTGTAGCTGATTTTAATAAAGCACGATTAGAGCACGCTCGTTCATTTGGTTGCGAGACGATTAATTTAGGAATCCACGATAGTATTGCCGATCAAATTGAGCATATTCTTGGTGTACCAGAAGTTGATTGTGCGGTAGATTGTGTGGGATTTGAAGCGAAAGGTCATGGCAATACAGAAGCACCTGCAATTGTATTAAACCAATTAATGGAAGTTACAAGAGCAGCAGGAGCAATTGGTATCTCTGGACTTTATGTGACTGAAGATCCAGGAGCTAAAAGTGAAAGTGCTAGGTTAGGTACGCTTAGTTTAAAATTTGGTCTTGGTTGGGCCAAGTCTCACTCCTTTTTTACTGGACAAACCCCAGTAATGAAATATAATCGAGGCTTAATGATGGCAATCTTACATGATCGAATTCAAATCGCAAAAGCAGTCAATGTTGAAGTTATTTCGCTGATGTCAGCCCCGGAAGCTTATCAGGCTTTTGACTCTGGGGTAGCAAAAAAATTTGTAATTGATCCTCATGATATGATTCAGTAA
- a CDS encoding MFS transporter: MALRIFKLFHKNLPVTSLIPARLDRLPWTRFHWTVVVGLGVAWVLDGLGAQVVASAGFQQYLHMSPKEVGLSATIYLAGQVIGALFFGRLSDKLGRRKLFIITLGIYLVGSTLAGVSFFLWQLFIAQFISGLGIGGEHTAINSAIDELIPSKYRGRASIAINGTYWGGAALGASANLFLLNPNVFSDNIGWRISFFLGPVLGLMIVYLRRHIPESPRWMVGHGYKDEAEKIVNNIESEIQSQGYTLSKVPKNKALEIFSQKDSSVIELIKLLFKRYPRQTFVSFSMMVTQSILYNSIFFSYALVLQNFYHTDPSSTQYYFFPFAIGNLVGPLVLGKYFDTVGRRKMIFITYSISGTILIVSAILFYKNILSAAMQTTLWSASFFFASAAASSAYLTVSEIFPLNIRSQAISYFFSIAQLTGAIAPSIFGLLINSGIENLKDDHIALVLLASGEIDRGPLVIGYLFAAGIMILGGLIALAFGYDAEQKSLEEII, encoded by the coding sequence ATGGCATTAAGAATTTTTAAATTATTCCATAAGAATCTACCTGTAACTAGTCTAATTCCAGCTAGACTAGATCGGCTACCTTGGACAAGGTTTCATTGGACTGTAGTTGTTGGGCTAGGTGTTGCATGGGTTTTAGATGGTTTAGGAGCACAAGTAGTTGCTTCTGCTGGATTTCAACAATATTTACACATGTCTCCAAAAGAAGTAGGGCTATCAGCAACCATCTATCTTGCAGGGCAAGTAATCGGTGCTTTATTTTTTGGGAGGCTATCAGACAAACTCGGTCGAAGAAAACTCTTTATTATTACCTTAGGAATCTACTTAGTAGGCAGTACTTTAGCGGGAGTTTCTTTTTTTTTATGGCAGTTATTCATTGCACAATTTATTTCTGGTTTAGGAATTGGTGGAGAGCATACTGCGATTAATTCAGCGATTGATGAGCTTATCCCTTCTAAATACCGAGGACGTGCTAGTATTGCGATTAATGGCACTTATTGGGGTGGAGCAGCACTAGGGGCTAGTGCTAATTTGTTTTTACTAAATCCTAATGTCTTTTCAGACAATATAGGTTGGCGAATCAGTTTTTTTTTAGGACCTGTCTTAGGGTTAATGATTGTTTATTTACGTCGTCATATTCCAGAAAGTCCACGATGGATGGTAGGTCATGGTTATAAGGATGAAGCGGAAAAAATTGTTAATAATATTGAATCTGAAATTCAATCTCAGGGGTATACGCTTAGTAAAGTACCTAAAAATAAAGCATTAGAAATCTTTAGCCAGAAAGATAGCTCCGTCATTGAATTAATTAAATTACTTTTTAAGCGATATCCCAGACAAACTTTTGTTAGCTTCTCTATGATGGTTACTCAATCAATCTTATATAATTCTATTTTCTTTTCTTATGCTTTAGTGTTGCAGAATTTTTATCATACCGATCCTAGCTCAACTCAATATTACTTCTTTCCATTTGCTATAGGAAATTTAGTTGGCCCTCTTGTTTTAGGGAAATATTTTGATACGGTAGGGAGGCGAAAAATGATCTTCATTACCTATAGTATTTCTGGGACTATTCTAATAGTATCTGCAATTCTTTTTTATAAAAATATACTATCAGCAGCGATGCAAACAACTCTTTGGAGTGCTTCATTCTTTTTTGCCTCTGCTGCGGCATCTTCTGCTTATCTTACGGTAAGTGAAATCTTTCCTTTAAATATACGAAGTCAAGCAATTTCCTATTTCTTCTCTATTGCTCAGTTGACAGGTGCCATTGCTCCATCTATTTTCGGCTTACTTATTAATAGTGGAATTGAAAATTTAAAAGATGATCATATAGCGTTGGTATTACTTGCAAGTGGTGAAATTGATAGAGGCCCATTAGTTATAGGATATCTTTTTGCAGCAGGGATTATGATTCTTGGTGGATTAATCGCATTAGCTTTTGGCTACGATGCAGAGCAAAAATCCCTAGAAGAAATTATTTAG
- a CDS encoding MFS transporter has translation MTSLIPARMDRLPWVRFHWIVLIGLGAAWALDGLGAQMVASAGFQQSLHMSPKEVGLSASIFLLGQVIGALFFGRLADGLGRKKIFIVTLGICIFGSILVSLSFSIWIFLIAQFITSFGFGGEHAAINSAIDEIIPSKYRGRASLAINGTHWGGAVLGASANLFLLDLDIFPDGIGWRIGFLIGPALGLIIIYLRYYIPESPRWMLSRGYEKEAEQIVSSIEAQIKSQGHVLNRVPKNKALPVYRRKNISSTTLFKLFFYQYPRQTFVSFSLMVAQSILYNALFFSYALVLKHYYDLDPSSIQYYFFPFAVANLMGPLILGKYFDTIGRRKMIFTTYSISGLILAVSAMLFYKNMLSAATQTALWGSLFFFASAAAASAYLTVSEIFPLNIRGQAISYFFSVSQLTGAIAPFIFGVLINGGIEELKEGHIAFVLLAGGEIDRTPLVIGYLFSAGIMILGGIIALFFGYDAEGKALEEIR, from the coding sequence ATGACTAGTTTAATTCCAGCAAGAATGGATCGGCTACCTTGGGTACGATTTCATTGGATTGTTTTGATTGGACTGGGTGCTGCATGGGCCTTAGACGGGTTAGGTGCGCAAATGGTTGCTTCTGCTGGATTTCAGCAATCTTTGCATATGTCTCCTAAAGAAGTGGGGTTATCAGCAAGTATTTTTCTCTTAGGTCAAGTAATAGGTGCTCTATTTTTTGGGAGATTAGCAGATGGGTTAGGGCGAAAGAAAATCTTCATAGTTACTTTGGGCATTTGTATTTTTGGTAGTATTTTAGTTAGTCTATCTTTTTCTATTTGGATATTTTTAATTGCCCAATTTATCACTAGTTTTGGATTTGGTGGAGAACATGCTGCGATTAATTCTGCCATTGATGAAATTATTCCTTCCAAATATCGGGGGCGTGCTAGCCTTGCTATTAACGGGACTCATTGGGGTGGTGCCGTATTAGGTGCGAGTGCTAATTTATTTTTACTTGACTTGGATATATTCCCAGATGGTATTGGTTGGCGAATTGGGTTTCTTATAGGACCAGCCCTAGGATTAATAATTATTTATCTACGATACTATATTCCAGAAAGCCCACGGTGGATGCTCAGCCGTGGTTATGAAAAGGAAGCAGAGCAAATTGTAAGTAGTATTGAAGCGCAAATCAAATCTCAAGGGCACGTACTTAATAGAGTGCCTAAGAATAAAGCATTACCGGTATATAGAAGAAAAAATATTTCAAGCACCACATTGTTTAAGCTATTTTTTTATCAATATCCCCGACAAACTTTTGTAAGTTTTTCCTTAATGGTAGCTCAATCTATTTTATACAATGCTCTTTTTTTCTCCTATGCACTTGTTTTGAAACACTATTATGATTTAGATCCTAGCTCAATTCAATATTATTTTTTCCCTTTTGCAGTTGCTAATTTGATGGGTCCTCTTATTCTAGGAAAATATTTTGACACGATAGGTAGGCGAAAAATGATTTTTACTACTTATAGTATTTCTGGATTAATCCTAGCGGTTTCTGCAATGCTTTTTTATAAAAATATGCTTTCTGCAGCAACACAAACAGCTTTATGGGGCTCTTTATTCTTTTTTGCTTCTGCTGCCGCTGCATCAGCTTATCTCACGGTAAGTGAAATCTTCCCTTTAAATATTCGAGGTCAAGCGATTTCCTATTTCTTTTCTGTTTCCCAATTAACAGGTGCAATTGCTCCTTTTATTTTTGGTGTGCTTATTAATGGTGGAATTGAGGAGCTAAAGGAAGGGCATATAGCATTTGTATTACTTGCAGGGGGGGAAATTGATAGAACACCACTTGTCATTGGGTATCTTTTCTCTGCAGGTATTATGATTCTTGGTGGAATTATTGCCTTGTTTTTTGGTTATGACGCTGAAGGAAAAGCCTTAGAAGAAATCCGTTAG
- the def gene encoding peptide deformylase, whose protein sequence is MAVHTILKMGNPILKEIAQPITRFNHKDLVQLIEDMFETMAIYNGAGLAAPQIGISLRIVIFGGEVSSRYPESDLITRTVLINPVIEYLGKDMEDGWEGCLSVPGLRGLVPRYLNIRYHGYDQKGNKITREVTGFHARVVQHECDHLDGILYPQRMKDFTHFGFEDELRGNK, encoded by the coding sequence ATGGCTGTACATACCATCTTAAAGATGGGAAATCCTATTTTAAAAGAAATTGCTCAACCTATTACCCGCTTTAATCATAAAGACCTTGTCCAGCTAATTGAGGATATGTTTGAGACTATGGCTATATATAATGGGGCAGGGCTTGCTGCCCCTCAAATTGGTATTAGTCTACGGATTGTTATTTTTGGGGGAGAGGTTAGTTCTCGCTACCCAGAATCAGATCTTATTACTAGAACGGTACTTATCAATCCCGTTATTGAGTATTTAGGAAAAGATATGGAAGATGGCTGGGAAGGTTGTTTAAGTGTACCAGGACTACGTGGATTAGTACCACGCTACCTTAATATTCGTTATCATGGCTACGATCAAAAAGGAAATAAAATTACTCGAGAAGTAACGGGATTTCATGCACGAGTAGTACAACACGAATGCGATCATTTAGATGGAATTTTATATCCTCAACGAATGAAGGATTTTACCCATTTTGGATTTGAAGATGAGCTGAGGGGTAATAAATAA
- a CDS encoding DUF2232 domain-containing protein, which yields MYAFAQFIMKNRAYAIGIAALLGRFSIIIPPLSLFSGATVGLVTLQRGVKEGLIVISGATFFLGLASLIVIKKIDLAFLLFIGLWLPSLLGCWILRISRSQTFTLLAIGGISSSFAIGMHLAVGDVVLWWQQIIEQIIQQSNIKGAAAEQFTQRKSLVLMNGLVAMFFGLNLMMTILLARWWQGLLYNPSGFIREFHGLHLPYQLSWVAILLTIVALINDHNAESHITTDLLIIMIMMYLFQGISAIHGLVAARNLPRLWLFPVYLGLFFLSPYFVIGIAIIGIADTLVNFRRPNLPKR from the coding sequence ATGTATGCTTTTGCCCAGTTTATTATGAAAAATAGAGCCTATGCTATAGGCATTGCTGCACTTTTGGGTAGATTCTCTATTATTATTCCCCCGCTATCTTTATTTAGCGGAGCCACGGTAGGGTTAGTTACCTTACAACGGGGAGTTAAAGAAGGGCTGATTGTAATTTCTGGAGCTACCTTTTTTTTAGGGCTAGCCTCTTTAATCGTAATTAAAAAAATAGATTTAGCTTTTTTATTATTTATCGGGCTATGGTTACCTAGTTTATTAGGTTGCTGGATTTTACGAATCAGTCGCTCTCAAACATTTACCCTACTTGCTATTGGTGGAATTTCTAGCTCATTTGCTATAGGAATGCACCTTGCGGTAGGAGATGTTGTTCTTTGGTGGCAACAAATTATTGAACAAATTATTCAGCAATCAAATATAAAAGGAGCAGCTGCAGAACAATTCACTCAAAGAAAATCGCTCGTACTCATGAACGGTTTAGTTGCTATGTTTTTTGGTCTAAACTTAATGATGACTATTTTATTAGCACGATGGTGGCAGGGATTACTTTATAATCCAAGTGGATTTATAAGAGAATTCCATGGATTGCACTTACCCTACCAGTTAAGCTGGGTAGCAATACTGTTGACTATAGTTGCATTAATTAACGATCATAATGCAGAATCTCATATCACCACTGATTTATTGATAATCATGATTATGATGTATTTATTTCAGGGGATTTCAGCTATTCATGGACTAGTTGCTGCTCGAAATTTACCTCGACTATGGCTATTTCCTGTATACTTAGGGCTTTTTTTTCTATCTCCCTATTTTGTAATAGGGATAGCTATTATAGGGATAGCTGATACTTTAGTTAACTTTCGTCGTCCTAATTTACCTAAAAGGTAA